The window GTACATCCGCTTCCGCTTGACGCAGTGAGTTTAACTGTAAAAGTATCAACAGAAGTATAAGTATGCGAAGGATTAACAAGCGAACTCTGATAACCATCTCCAAAATCCCACCAGTAACTTAAAGCATTGATACTGTTATTATAAAACTGCACCGTGGCGCTGGGCAAAGTAACAATAGTAGTATCGGCTGTAAAAGATGCCAATGGCGCTAATGATGGCACAGGGTGCCAGGGAGTATCAAACAGCAATGTTTCTGCTATGGTGGAACTATCGGTAACATTGCGCTTGGTGTTGTACATGAGAGTGCTGTTGTGGTCCACTCCTATCACGCTGTCGTATTGCCATTGCAGGGTTGTGCCTCTGGTAATGGCATTGGTATCAGAGAAATTATAAAAGTTGCGGGCGCGTTCATATCTATCTTGTCCCTGCACATCCATGCATTGCCAGCCGGGGTTAAAATTGGCGGTATCGGCTGTGCCTATCAATACACCGTAGTTTTCATTGTAGTATTGGACGACATGCGCGTTGCATCTGGAAGGTAAACGCCAGAATTGTATTCCCGTTGAACTACAAAGCGAACCTGAAAAAATTATATCCCTTGATATACCACAAGGGTAGGGCATTTCAACTCCATTTAAAGAATCAGTACAAAATGTATAAGATGCGGGATTAACAGAAACAGCCATTTGCATAGGAATGGAATCCGGGATTCCCTGCCTGATGAGCATATATCTTGTAACAAATTGCCCACCCGCAGAAAAACCAGTTAAGTAAACAGGAATACTATTTCTGCTTTCTCGTAATATTATATGCTTGTATAAGTGCTTAATAACAGGAACATACCAATAAAAGTACCAACAACTGTCGGTACGAGTATATGCATAAGGCCAATCATTGTGAATATCCATAGTAAGACCTACGAGTAATGCTTTTCTTTTGTCTGCAATATTCTGCAGGTCGGAAATGGATGCCCCGGAACCTCCGAGTCCGTGTATATATATCACAGCAGGACTACTTAACGAATCATAGTTTAAAGGTTTATAGTAATAAACATAGAATTTTTCTATAAAAGTTCCTATATAAGTTTCAGATGTATCATTAATAATAATGGGAACAAATACGCTGTCCTGTGAATTTCCAAAGGGGATAATAATCTGCGAACTTCCCTTTATGCATAACGCTCTGCGGCTTTTTGTCAGTGCGGACTTAATTGCTCGTCACTGTCAGCCGACACAAAAGTAAATAGAAAGCACGAACCGACAAATTAATTCGTCAGCCCGCATTGCAAAAAGCCGCTGTTGGCTGCTGCCCTTCTTTTCTTTTGTCGTGATGAAGTGTCTGTCCGCTGTGATGTTTTTTGTTTTTGTTTTGGTGTCGGGCATTTTTGAAAATTTATTTCTGTCGGTGCGCAGGATGGGCACGCTCTTTTGCATTTTGCCTATTCAACTAAAAATAAAAAGAGGCAAAGTGCAAATGTGCGTGCCATTTCGGAGGATGGTGTTTTTTGTTCGCTGTCGGATGATGAGAATATTTTAGGAAAGAGTTGCTGTCTGCCGAAAGTTGCCGTTAAAAGTTGTCGAGGCATGCGAGATAGTCGGGAAAGGAACTGCTGTCCCCCGAAAGTTGCTGTTAATGTTACTGTCAGACCCCGCAAAAGTGCGGGGCAGGTGCGGAATGGTCGGGAAGATGTTGCCGATGTTTGAGCAGGAGTTGTCTATGCTTAGGGCAAACCTGACAATGCTTCGGTCAATCTCTCCAATGCTTTACCCAAGACGGGCTATGCTTGAGGCAAGATGCGCTATGCTTGAGTCAAGATGGTCTATGCTAAGGTCAGACCCCGCAATGCTTAGGTCAAGGTATGACATGCTGTCAACGAGATATGCTATGCTGTCAACCAACCTGTCAATGCTTCGGGCAAGATATGACATGCTTTCCTCAAGATATGACATGCTGTCAAGGGAAAGGGCTATGTTTGAGGCAAGATTGCCTATGTTTTGCTCAAGATGGGCTATGTTTGAGTTTTTTCGTCAATTTGAGGGTTAGATATGGGTTTTCTTATTGGGGTTATCTGAATTTATTTCTGATTTTTTTCTTTACCAGAGAAGATATTGTGCTTCGTGTGTCGACTAAATCCATGTTCAGTTTTATGATTTCATTATTTTTATTTTTAAGTAATGTATTGAGTTCCGTTACTTTTTTATGGAGCTCTACGGTCGTTTCTTTTTGTTTTGCGTTAAGTTCTTTATGATGATGTAATTTATTCTCTAATTCATGCTTGGTATTTCTTGTAAGGTTTTCAAGCGAAAGAATGATGCTATCCTTCGATATAATTATTTCATTGAGTTTTTTGATTTGCTTTTCCTGCTCCGTTGTTATTTCTTCCAGCAAATCAATTTTCTTTGAAGTTTCATAATTTTCTGTTCCGACAAATTTGATTTTTACTTTCAAAAATGGTTTGCCATCAATATAAATAACCTCATTATTTTCCAAGTCCTTAATAAATTTCTTCTGAAGATTTGATTCAGAAGAACTATCCTTTTTGAAATTTATTTTTTTAAGAAAGTCCTTAAATTTCATAGAATAAAAATACACATTAAAACAGCAATCCTTGACTTTAAGGGGGGTAATTAATTGAGGGTTTTGCTGAATGTATTTTCAATGTCGGCAACGGTTTTTTTGCAGATGTCAATTTTCTGGCGGATAGTTATAAATGTTTGTTGGAGTGAAAGAAATTGTTTTTCTATTTTGCCTGTGATTGTTTTTGAAACGGGTTGGTTGTTTTTATTATTGCTTAATTGCTGAAGGTCTTTGGTGAATTGGTGTTGGAAGTTGTAAATTTCATCAAGGGATGGTTTGGTTTTATAAACGAGGTCGGAAAGAAGGGGTAGATATTGTTTTGTTTTTTCTGCGATGGTATCGGACATTTTCCAATGTTCCTGCATTTCGAGGTCGGAAAGTTTTCCTTCTTTTTTTATTTGAAGAAGTTTGTTATTGGTGTCAGTAAATTTTTTAAAGATTGGTTCTGTTTGTTCGCAGAAGTTTGCGATTTCCGCTTCCATATCGCAGGTATCGGAAAACATTTTTTCATAGGTGTTTCCGATGTGGTTTATTTTTTTTTCTATGGATGGATGGAATGGATTCATAGTTGAAATATCAGTTTATGGCTGCTGGCGGATTTCCCCATTGGTTTTTTATTTTTGCTGTGAGCAGGTAATCGCGGAATTCGGCAATGGCTTTGTCGCGCTTTTGTTCGGCTTGGGTTAAAATTTCGAGGGCTTTTTCTTCTTCTTCACACGCTTTTATAAATTGCGGGTATCGGTTTTTAAATTCGGCAACATCTTCTTTTATTTGAGTGGGTGCATTTGCTATTTCTTTTTTATTTTTTTCAAACAGGGCTAAATGTTCGTGATACCATGATAACTGGTCTTTTCCATTATTGGGTGTGGTATCGAGATATTCTATTTTACATTCATCGCATTTGTATTTATTGCACATATATCCGTGCTCGTTTTTTTCTTCCCAAATTGGTTTTCGTTCTTTTGTAATATTGCATTGGGGGCAGTTTGTGAGCATTGGTTTTTGTTTGGCTATGACTTTATTTTTTCGTTGCTCTAAAATGTCTATGAGTAATGCTTGTCCTTTGTCGAGGAGTTTCATTATTTCAATATCATCGGGATGTAAACCGCCTTGTCGGGTTTTTGTGTTTTCATATTGCTTGCGGTGATAAAGAATTAATTCAAAC is drawn from Bacteroidota bacterium and contains these coding sequences:
- a CDS encoding PKD domain-containing protein codes for the protein MIYIHGLGGSGASISDLQNIADKRKALLVGLTMDIHNDWPYAYTRTDSCWYFYWYVPVIKHLYKHIILRESRNSIPVYLTGFSAGGQFVTRYMLIRQGIPDSIPMQMAVSVNPASYTFCTDSLNGVEMPYPCGISRDIIFSGSLCSSTGIQFWRLPSRCNAHVVQYYNENYGVLIGTADTANFNPGWQCMDVQGQDRYERARNFYNFSDTNAITRGTTLQWQYDSVIGVDHNSTLMYNTKRNVTDSSTIAETLLFDTPWHPVPSLAPLASFTADTTIVTLPSATVQFYNNSINALSYWWDFGDGYQSSLVNPSHTYTSVDTFTVKLTASSGSGCTYTLTKKDYIIVKSGMGVNESTMYDARCTIYPNPTSGVFNVQMSQFENLKMKDIEIYN